Proteins found in one Pseudomonas marvdashtae genomic segment:
- a CDS encoding sigma-54-dependent Fis family transcriptional regulator, producing MNNPHCPLPERIATEPFRPRGDSKELTDSSSPTPAELTNCLFFSPDDGRIWLNDQRMLLLHSSSFGALRREIIERQGLEQARGMLTRTGYCSGARDARLIRERWPHADAAAVFRAGTHLHTLEGMTKVEPLHFKFDAQSGFYEGEFLWHHSCEADEHIAAYGTGQDPVCWTELGYAIGFVSGLFGQLVIFREVECRGMGHERCRVVGKTAEQWGDVERDLSYLNASQPATAPPPDARTDRLAASEPLPDSEQPLIGASSAFNAATLALQRVALTPATVLVTGESGVGKEMFARQLHQLSRRRQGPFIALNCAAIPDNLIEAELFGVERGAYTGATHSRPGRFERAHGGTLFLDEITCLSLAGQGKLLRALQEREIERVGGGHGIKVDVRVVAATNIDLRKAVEQGEFREDLFYRLNVYPIALPPLRDRRDDIPLLINAFLKRFCLEYGRKPVGLTMRALKVLLRYDFPGNVRELQNLIERGLIASEEGQAIDLMHLFRDERLPVDAYSVDDHGGLSPLGATTGEGAAKTPLLKSLSQLDADFSIDGLESRLINEALQLNSGNLAAASRALGLSRAQFAYRLKKHQRVGE from the coding sequence ATGAATAATCCCCACTGTCCGCTGCCGGAACGGATTGCTACCGAGCCTTTTCGCCCACGGGGCGACAGCAAAGAACTGACCGACAGCAGCTCGCCGACACCGGCGGAACTGACCAACTGCCTGTTTTTCTCCCCTGACGACGGGCGTATCTGGCTCAACGACCAGCGCATGTTGCTGCTGCACAGCTCGTCTTTTGGCGCCTTGCGCCGCGAAATCATCGAGCGCCAGGGACTGGAACAGGCCCGGGGCATGCTCACCCGCACCGGCTATTGCTCTGGCGCCCGGGACGCCCGGCTGATTCGTGAACGCTGGCCTCACGCGGATGCGGCGGCGGTGTTTCGCGCGGGCACGCACCTGCATACCCTCGAAGGCATGACCAAGGTCGAACCGCTGCACTTCAAGTTCGATGCGCAATCGGGATTCTACGAGGGGGAATTCCTCTGGCATCACTCCTGCGAAGCCGACGAACATATCGCCGCCTATGGCACCGGGCAGGATCCGGTGTGCTGGACCGAGCTGGGCTATGCCATCGGTTTCGTCAGTGGGTTGTTCGGGCAATTGGTGATCTTCCGCGAAGTGGAATGCCGGGGCATGGGGCACGAACGCTGCCGTGTCGTCGGCAAGACTGCCGAGCAGTGGGGAGACGTCGAGCGCGACCTGAGCTACCTCAATGCCTCGCAACCGGCGACGGCCCCGCCGCCCGATGCACGTACCGACCGTTTGGCCGCCAGCGAACCGCTGCCTGACAGCGAACAGCCCTTGATCGGCGCCAGTTCGGCGTTCAACGCGGCGACGCTGGCCTTGCAGCGAGTCGCCCTGACACCCGCCACGGTGCTGGTTACCGGCGAGTCCGGCGTGGGCAAGGAAATGTTCGCCCGCCAGTTGCATCAACTCAGCCGTCGCCGCCAAGGCCCCTTCATCGCGCTCAACTGCGCGGCCATCCCCGACAACCTGATCGAGGCCGAGCTGTTCGGCGTCGAGCGCGGCGCCTACACCGGCGCAACCCATTCACGCCCCGGCCGTTTCGAACGTGCCCACGGCGGCACACTGTTTCTTGACGAAATCACCTGCTTGAGCCTGGCCGGCCAAGGCAAGCTGTTGCGCGCATTGCAGGAACGGGAGATCGAACGGGTCGGTGGCGGACATGGCATCAAGGTTGACGTACGGGTAGTGGCGGCGACCAATATCGACCTGCGCAAAGCCGTGGAGCAAGGCGAGTTCCGGGAAGACCTGTTCTATCGACTCAATGTCTATCCCATCGCCCTGCCGCCCTTGCGCGATCGCCGCGATGACATCCCCTTGCTGATCAACGCGTTCCTCAAGCGGTTTTGCCTGGAATACGGTCGTAAGCCGGTGGGCCTGACCATGCGCGCTTTGAAGGTCCTGCTGCGCTATGACTTTCCGGGCAATGTGCGGGAGCTGCAAAACCTCATCGAACGGGGCCTGATTGCCAGCGAAGAAGGCCAGGCCATCGACCTGATGCATTTGTTTCGCGACGAGCGATTGCCGGTGGACGCGTACTCGGTCGACGACCACGGCGGCTTGTCACCATTGGGCGCCACGACGGGCGAAGGCGCGGCAAAGACACCCTTGCTGAAGTCCCTTAGTCAGTTGGACGCAGATTTTTCCATTGACGGCCTGGAGTCACGCTTGATCAACGAAGCCTTGCAACTGAACAGCGGCAACCTGGCGGCCGCATCCAGGGCGCTGGGGCTGAGTCGGGCGCAGTTCGCCTATCGGTTGAAGAAGCATCAACGCGTCGGCGAATGA
- a CDS encoding coniferyl-alcohol dehydrogenase, whose product MKLDNKIVLVTGVSSGIGAATASLLRAHGAQVIGVDLKAPHMTLDGFVQADLSSAENIERLLPQLPARFDSLCNIAGVPGTADPQLLARVNYLGLRHLSHALLPRINAGGSIVNVASILGAEWPLRLEQHKALARTDGFAAGQSWLADHPVPDQTCYQYFKEALIVWNYLQAQPWFLEHSVRMNSVAPGPVFTPILDDFVSMLGEARTQADAHRMKRPAYADEVAAVIAFLCADESRWINGVNLPVDGGLASTYV is encoded by the coding sequence ATGAAACTCGACAACAAGATTGTGCTGGTGACCGGTGTCTCGTCGGGTATTGGCGCTGCCACGGCGAGCCTGCTGCGCGCCCATGGCGCCCAGGTGATTGGCGTGGACCTCAAGGCCCCGCACATGACCCTGGACGGTTTTGTGCAGGCCGATCTGAGCAGCGCCGAGAACATCGAACGATTGCTGCCACAGCTGCCCGCGCGGTTCGACAGCCTGTGCAATATTGCCGGCGTGCCGGGCACCGCCGATCCGCAACTGCTGGCGCGGGTCAATTACCTTGGGTTGCGTCACTTGAGCCACGCATTGCTGCCACGGATCAACGCTGGCGGCAGCATCGTCAACGTCGCCTCAATCCTCGGCGCCGAGTGGCCGTTACGTCTGGAGCAGCACAAGGCGCTGGCGCGCACTGACGGTTTCGCCGCCGGCCAATCCTGGTTGGCCGACCACCCGGTGCCGGACCAGACCTGCTACCAGTACTTCAAGGAAGCCTTGATCGTCTGGAACTACCTGCAAGCCCAGCCCTGGTTTCTTGAGCATTCGGTGCGCATGAACAGTGTCGCGCCAGGTCCCGTGTTCACACCCATCCTCGACGACTTCGTGAGCATGCTTGGGGAGGCGCGGACCCAGGCCGATGCCCATCGCATGAAGCGTCCGGCGTATGCCGATGAGGTGGCGGCGGTGATCGCTTTCCTGTGTGCCGACGAGTCGCGCTGGATCAACGGCGTCAACTTGCCGGTCGATGGTGGGTTGGCCTCCACCTACGTCTGA
- a CDS encoding efflux RND transporter permease subunit produces MKDDRTQTVIGRQEDFDRASGNFAERAIFNHRPLVVLLCLLVTLVLGWQATRIGINASYEKTIPTGHPYVANFLENRSELSGLGNSLRVAVEVKQGSIFTKDYLDTLAKLNDELYLLPGVDRPYMKSLWTPTTRWTAVTEEGLDGGTVIPDDYDGSATSIEQVRTNVARSGEVGQLVAGNFKSSVIFVPLLEINPQTGKALDYGDFSRQLEALRDKYQTDDLRIHITGFTKIVGDLIEGMTQVLLFFVVAVLVTVLVLFGYTRCARSTLVVVTCSLAAVLWQLGLLALLGYELDPYSALVPFLVFAIGMSHGAQKMNGIMQDIGRGTHRVVAARYTFRRLFAAGITALLCDAVGFAVLLLINIRVIQDLAITASLGVAVLIFTNLILLPILLSYIGVSPAAAQRSLSAETTEQQAQVKHPLWRALDLFTQRRWAIGAMLVGLLLAAFGFAVSLHLKIGDLDPGAPELRADSRYNRDALFMTQNYAASSDIFVVMIKTPEDQCTRYASLSAVDALAWQLEQLPGVESTTSMAALSKIATAGYNEGNFKWYELIPNDGALGAVQTRAPRELFNQGCSMLSLYVYLSDHKADTLNRVVEASEKFIAGHSLPEVKFMLAAGSAGIEAATNIVVKKSMREMLFWVYGAVSLLCLLTFRSWRATLCAMLPLMLTSILCEALMVGLGMGVKVATLPVIALGVGIGVDYALYVLSVILARMRAGDTLAQAYYQALLFTGKVVLLTGMTLAVAVSTWAFSPIKFQADMGILLAFMFLVNMLGALILLPALAWLLLPQRVFLKKPVLSRREWWVKG; encoded by the coding sequence TTGAAAGACGACAGAACCCAAACCGTGATCGGCCGCCAGGAAGACTTCGACCGGGCCTCGGGCAACTTCGCCGAGCGGGCGATCTTCAACCATCGACCGCTGGTGGTCCTGCTGTGCCTGCTGGTGACGCTGGTGCTCGGCTGGCAAGCCACGCGCATCGGCATCAATGCCAGCTACGAGAAGACCATTCCCACCGGGCATCCCTACGTCGCCAATTTCCTTGAGAACCGCAGTGAGTTGAGCGGCCTGGGCAACTCGCTGCGCGTCGCTGTGGAGGTCAAGCAGGGGAGCATCTTCACCAAGGATTACCTCGACACCCTGGCCAAGCTCAACGATGAGCTTTACCTGCTGCCAGGTGTCGATCGACCCTACATGAAGTCGTTATGGACCCCGACTACGCGCTGGACCGCCGTGACTGAAGAAGGGCTCGATGGCGGCACCGTCATTCCTGACGACTACGATGGCTCGGCGACCAGCATCGAACAGGTGCGGACCAATGTGGCCCGTTCCGGTGAAGTCGGTCAGTTGGTGGCCGGCAATTTCAAGTCCAGCGTGATCTTCGTTCCTTTGTTGGAAATCAATCCGCAGACGGGCAAGGCGCTGGACTATGGCGATTTCTCCCGGCAGTTGGAGGCGTTGCGCGACAAGTACCAGACTGACGACCTGCGAATCCACATCACCGGTTTCACCAAGATCGTCGGCGACCTGATCGAGGGGATGACTCAGGTCCTGCTGTTCTTCGTGGTGGCGGTGCTGGTGACGGTCCTGGTGCTGTTTGGCTACACCCGTTGCGCGCGCAGCACCCTGGTGGTGGTGACGTGCTCACTGGCTGCGGTGCTCTGGCAACTGGGCCTGCTTGCCTTGCTCGGTTACGAGCTCGATCCGTACTCGGCCTTGGTGCCGTTCCTGGTGTTCGCCATCGGCATGAGCCACGGCGCGCAGAAGATGAACGGCATCATGCAGGACATCGGCCGTGGCACTCACCGGGTGGTCGCCGCGCGTTATACCTTCCGTCGGCTGTTCGCCGCTGGCATCACCGCGTTGCTGTGCGATGCGGTGGGCTTCGCCGTGTTGCTGCTGATCAATATCCGGGTGATCCAGGACCTGGCAATCACCGCGAGCCTAGGTGTGGCGGTGCTGATCTTCACCAACCTGATCCTGCTGCCGATCCTGCTCAGCTACATCGGCGTCAGCCCGGCGGCGGCGCAACGCAGCTTGAGTGCGGAAACCACCGAGCAGCAGGCGCAGGTCAAGCATCCACTGTGGCGTGCACTCGATCTGTTCACCCAGCGACGCTGGGCCATTGGCGCCATGCTGGTTGGCTTGCTGCTGGCCGCGTTCGGTTTTGCCGTGAGCCTGCACCTGAAAATCGGCGACCTGGACCCTGGCGCTCCGGAGCTGCGGGCCGACTCGCGTTACAACCGCGATGCGCTGTTCATGACGCAAAACTATGCGGCCAGCTCGGACATCTTCGTGGTCATGATCAAGACCCCAGAGGATCAATGCACCCGTTACGCCAGCCTGTCGGCGGTGGATGCGCTGGCCTGGCAATTGGAGCAACTGCCTGGCGTGGAATCGACCACCTCGATGGCCGCGCTGAGCAAAATCGCCACGGCCGGTTACAACGAAGGCAACTTCAAATGGTACGAACTGATCCCCAACGACGGCGCGCTGGGCGCGGTGCAAACCCGTGCGCCGCGAGAACTGTTCAACCAGGGTTGCTCGATGCTCTCGCTGTACGTCTACCTGTCCGATCACAAGGCTGACACCTTGAACCGCGTGGTGGAGGCCAGTGAGAAATTCATCGCTGGGCACTCGTTGCCAGAGGTCAAATTCATGTTGGCAGCCGGCAGCGCGGGGATCGAAGCGGCGACGAACATCGTGGTGAAGAAGTCCATGCGCGAGATGCTGTTCTGGGTCTACGGTGCGGTCAGCCTGCTGTGTTTGCTGACGTTTCGTAGCTGGCGCGCGACCCTGTGCGCGATGCTGCCGCTGATGCTCACTTCTATTCTGTGTGAAGCGCTGATGGTGGGGTTGGGCATGGGCGTGAAAGTCGCGACATTGCCGGTCATTGCATTGGGCGTGGGGATCGGTGTGGATTATGCGCTGTATGTGTTGAGCGTGATCCTGGCGCGGATGCGTGCCGGCGATACGTTGGCCCAGGCGTATTACCAGGCGCTTTTGTTCACTGGGAAAGTGGTGTTGCTCACGGGGATGACGTTGGCTGTGGCGGTATCGACCTGGGCTTTTTCGCCGATCAAGTTTCAGGCTGATATGGGGATTTTGCTGGCCTTCATGTTTTTGGTGAACATGCTGGGGGCGTTGATCCTGTTGCCGGCGTTGGCTTGGTTGCTGTTGCCGCAGAGGGTGTTTTTAAAAAAACCTGTGCTTAGTCGGCGGGAGTGGTGGGTTAAGGGGTGA
- a CDS encoding benzaldehyde dehydrogenase — protein MSASENHLLAQVIASESIFNGDWVRASGPLLSIIEPATGEALMRSATADAADIAKACRDAALAQPAWAALGPRERAAIFRKAADVAEQSFAELALYVARETGAALFKGQHEVREAIVLLHQAAGMLSQAHGVVLPSEAGRLSYARRLPHGVIGVISPFNFPLVLSMRSVAPALAAGNAVVLKPDPQTPVSGGFLIARLFEAAGLPKGLLQVLPGAADAGEALCRDPNVQMIAFTGSTGAGRKVAEVAGRNLKKVALELGGKNPLIVLEDADLDLAARNAAWGAWLHQGQICMATGLILAHQSIVQALTSKLVEKARALTVGNAAREEAALGPLINQRQLQRVHAIVRDSVDAGATLETGGEYDQLFYQPTVLSGVKPGMRAFEEELFGPVATVVSFTTDEQAIELANRTEYGLSAAVISPSVGRAMAIGERLQCGMLHINDQTVADECINPFGGRGASGNGGSVGGPADWDEYTQWQWVTVKDKAPIYPF, from the coding sequence ATGTCTGCATCCGAAAACCACCTGTTAGCTCAGGTGATTGCGTCCGAATCTATCTTCAACGGGGACTGGGTGCGTGCCTCGGGCCCGCTGCTGTCGATCATCGAGCCGGCCACTGGCGAGGCGCTGATGCGCAGTGCCACGGCCGATGCCGCCGATATCGCCAAGGCCTGCCGCGACGCCGCCCTGGCGCAGCCTGCCTGGGCCGCGCTGGGACCACGGGAACGGGCGGCAATCTTTCGCAAGGCGGCCGATGTGGCCGAACAGTCCTTCGCGGAACTGGCTCTGTACGTCGCCCGGGAAACCGGCGCGGCGCTGTTCAAGGGCCAGCACGAGGTGCGTGAGGCGATCGTCCTGTTGCATCAGGCAGCCGGCATGTTATCCCAGGCGCATGGTGTGGTGTTGCCCAGCGAAGCAGGGCGCCTGTCCTATGCGCGACGCTTGCCCCACGGGGTGATTGGCGTGATCTCGCCGTTCAATTTCCCATTGGTGTTGTCGATGCGCTCCGTGGCGCCTGCGCTCGCGGCGGGCAACGCGGTGGTGCTCAAGCCCGATCCGCAGACACCGGTCAGTGGCGGTTTTCTCATCGCCCGGCTGTTCGAGGCCGCAGGCTTGCCCAAGGGACTGCTTCAAGTGTTGCCCGGCGCGGCGGATGCCGGAGAGGCGCTGTGCCGTGACCCGAATGTTCAAATGATCGCCTTCACCGGCTCGACCGGTGCGGGTCGAAAAGTGGCCGAAGTAGCCGGGCGCAACCTGAAGAAAGTTGCCTTGGAACTGGGCGGCAAGAACCCATTGATCGTCCTTGAAGACGCCGATCTGGACCTCGCCGCCCGGAACGCTGCCTGGGGCGCCTGGCTGCATCAGGGGCAGATCTGCATGGCGACCGGATTGATTCTCGCCCATCAATCCATTGTCCAGGCGCTGACCAGCAAGTTGGTGGAAAAGGCCCGGGCGTTGACCGTGGGTAACGCCGCCCGCGAAGAAGCGGCGTTGGGGCCATTGATCAATCAGCGGCAGTTGCAACGCGTGCATGCCATCGTCCGCGACAGCGTAGACGCCGGCGCAACGTTGGAAACGGGCGGCGAGTACGACCAATTGTTCTATCAGCCTACCGTGCTCAGTGGCGTGAAGCCGGGCATGCGTGCCTTTGAGGAAGAACTTTTCGGCCCCGTGGCGACGGTGGTCAGTTTCACCACCGACGAGCAAGCCATCGAGTTGGCCAACCGCACCGAGTACGGGCTTTCGGCGGCAGTTATTTCGCCATCGGTGGGCCGGGCCATGGCCATCGGCGAGCGGTTGCAGTGCGGCATGTTGCACATCAATGACCAGACCGTCGCCGATGAATGCATCAACCCGTTCGGCGGGCGCGGTGCCTCGGGCAATGGCGGCAGCGTCGGCGGCCCGGCGGACTGGGACGAGTACACCCAATGGCAGTGGGTGACAGTCAAGGACAAGGCGCCGATTTACCCGTTCTGA
- a CDS encoding WD40/YVTN/BNR-like repeat-containing protein, whose protein sequence is MRAERNFVSRGPLWGACALALCLWANVSVAAQPTTFAVLQQPALPTAKAQRAVLLGLARAGERLVAVGERGIVLLSDDAGATWRQAKVPVSVSLTAVQFVDAEQGWAVGHLGVVLHTQDGGETWQKQLDGERAIALAAQVAGRDAGRPGGAANVAQARQMLDDGPDKPFLDLYFSDRLNGYVVGAYNQIYRTNDGGRNWQPWMGHVDNPQGLNLYGIRAVGNALLLVGERGLLLRSTDAGQSFQALKSPYEGSFFGLLGIRDGGLVAYGLRGNAWWSDDRGDSWRRLETAIESTLSTALQLRDGSLLLASQGGELLFSHDQGRSFDRRQSRSGGTVAAVQQAVDGSLASVGLSGVAADQDPLASGKP, encoded by the coding sequence ATGAGAGCTGAAAGAAACTTTGTGAGTCGCGGTCCGCTTTGGGGGGCGTGCGCCCTGGCCTTGTGCCTCTGGGCAAACGTGTCCGTCGCCGCGCAGCCAACGACATTCGCAGTGCTGCAGCAACCGGCACTGCCGACCGCCAAGGCCCAGCGCGCGGTATTGCTTGGGCTGGCCCGGGCCGGCGAACGCCTGGTGGCGGTCGGCGAGCGCGGGATCGTGCTGCTCTCCGATGACGCTGGCGCGACTTGGCGCCAGGCCAAGGTGCCGGTCAGCGTCAGCCTGACGGCGGTGCAATTCGTCGATGCCGAGCAGGGCTGGGCCGTCGGCCATCTGGGCGTGGTGCTGCACACCCAGGATGGCGGCGAGACCTGGCAGAAGCAACTCGACGGTGAACGTGCCATCGCCCTGGCGGCGCAGGTCGCCGGACGCGATGCCGGCAGGCCGGGCGGCGCCGCCAATGTCGCGCAGGCACGGCAGATGCTCGATGACGGACCGGATAAGCCGTTTCTCGATTTGTATTTCAGTGACCGCCTGAACGGCTACGTCGTGGGCGCCTACAACCAGATCTACCGGACCAACGACGGTGGCCGAAACTGGCAGCCGTGGATGGGACACGTGGACAACCCGCAAGGCTTGAACCTGTATGGCATCCGCGCCGTGGGCAACGCTCTGCTACTGGTGGGCGAGCGCGGCCTGCTGTTGCGTTCGACCGATGCCGGGCAGTCTTTCCAGGCGTTGAAGTCACCTTACGAGGGCAGCTTTTTCGGCCTGCTCGGCATCCGCGATGGAGGCTTGGTTGCCTACGGTCTACGGGGCAATGCCTGGTGGTCAGACGACCGTGGCGACAGTTGGCGACGCCTGGAAACCGCTATCGAATCGACGCTGTCGACGGCGCTTCAATTGCGCGACGGCAGCCTGCTGTTGGCCAGCCAGGGCGGAGAGCTTTTATTCAGTCACGACCAGGGTCGCAGCTTTGACAGGCGACAAAGCCGCAGCGGCGGGACGGTCGCCGCCGTGCAACAGGCGGTCGACGGCAGTCTGGCCAGTGTCGGTTTGAGCGGCGTGGCCGCCGACCAGGATCCGCTGGCCTCGGGTAAACCTTGA
- a CDS encoding DUF1302 domain-containing protein translates to MDNFKDCFRFKHCALFLALCSTGVMVERTEAMQMDLGDSDWKLRWDNTIKYSQAWRLQGQDSRLVNAPTANGLYPSIQSQGDKNFSRGLVSNRLDLFSEMDLSRQNYGLRVSGAAWYDDIYNQDTDSREQPHFLSETRELHGRDAEILDAFVFVRGDLGEDSQGVARLGRHSLIYGESLFYGGNGIANAQGPTDVVKLLSVPGTQFKEILRPVNQISGQLQINPQLSVGAYYQFEWERSNLPGAGSYLSDVDAIGYGSGPLREVFGNDTVNGGDLKPRNSGQGGMQIRFKPSGTELELGFYAAQYHDKAPIGLYAYLDGPAAAASGLPILGSYRQVYAEDIKTAGVSFSTAYGPFNFAGETSLRWNAPLVSNLQVVAPGVEADGGDNELFARGKTAHANLSAIYLLSPTAFWDGGSALAELAWNRTLSVTKNPAALDSNTTRDATALRVLLEPAYFQIIDGIDLTVPIGMGIVLDGRSSAVNKSGFGNTHSGDWSVGLKATYLQRWDVGLNYVNFFGAPKAGLREDGNFSYGQSLADRDFVSLYVKTSF, encoded by the coding sequence ATGGATAACTTCAAAGATTGCTTTCGTTTCAAGCACTGCGCCCTGTTCCTGGCGTTGTGCAGCACCGGTGTGATGGTCGAAAGGACCGAGGCCATGCAAATGGACCTGGGTGACTCCGACTGGAAACTGCGCTGGGACAACACCATCAAGTACAGCCAGGCCTGGCGCCTGCAAGGGCAGGACAGCCGCTTGGTCAACGCGCCAACCGCCAACGGCCTTTACCCCTCGATCCAGAGCCAGGGCGACAAGAACTTCAGCCGCGGCTTGGTCTCCAACCGCCTGGACCTGTTTTCCGAAATGGACCTCAGCCGGCAGAACTACGGACTGCGGGTGAGCGGCGCGGCCTGGTACGACGATATCTACAACCAGGACACCGATAGTCGCGAGCAACCGCATTTCCTCAGCGAAACCCGCGAGCTCCACGGTCGCGACGCGGAAATTCTCGATGCCTTCGTGTTCGTGCGCGGTGACCTGGGTGAAGACTCCCAGGGCGTGGCGCGCCTGGGCCGGCACAGCCTGATCTATGGGGAAAGCCTGTTCTACGGTGGCAACGGCATCGCCAATGCCCAGGGGCCGACCGACGTCGTCAAGTTGCTCAGCGTGCCGGGCACTCAGTTCAAGGAAATCCTGCGCCCGGTCAATCAGATCTCCGGGCAATTGCAGATCAACCCGCAGCTGTCGGTGGGCGCTTACTATCAGTTCGAGTGGGAGCGTTCCAACCTGCCCGGTGCCGGCAGCTACCTGAGCGATGTCGATGCGATCGGTTACGGCAGCGGTCCGTTGCGCGAAGTGTTCGGCAACGACACGGTCAATGGCGGCGACCTGAAACCGCGCAACTCGGGGCAGGGCGGCATGCAAATCCGCTTCAAGCCGAGCGGCACCGAGCTGGAGCTGGGTTTCTACGCGGCCCAGTATCACGATAAGGCGCCAATCGGGTTGTACGCCTACCTGGACGGTCCGGCGGCAGCGGCCAGCGGGTTGCCGATCCTGGGTTCCTATCGCCAGGTCTACGCCGAAGACATCAAGACCGCCGGCGTCAGTTTCTCCACCGCCTATGGCCCGTTCAACTTTGCCGGTGAAACCTCGTTGCGCTGGAACGCGCCGCTGGTGAGCAACCTGCAAGTGGTGGCCCCCGGTGTGGAGGCCGATGGTGGCGACAATGAATTGTTCGCCAGGGGCAAGACCGCCCACGCCAACCTGTCGGCGATTTACCTGCTGTCGCCCACCGCATTCTGGGACGGCGGCTCGGCCCTGGCCGAACTGGCCTGGAACCGCACCCTGAGCGTGACCAAGAACCCGGCCGCCCTGGATTCCAACACCACCCGCGATGCCACGGCGCTTCGGGTGCTGCTGGAGCCGGCGTATTTCCAGATTATCGACGGGATCGACCTGACGGTGCCGATCGGCATGGGGATCGTGCTCGATGGGCGCTCATCGGCAGTCAACAAATCCGGCTTCGGCAACACCCATTCCGGTGACTGGAGTGTCGGGCTCAAAGCCACCTACCTGCAACGCTGGGACGTCGGCCTCAATTACGTGAACTTCTTCGGCGCCCCGAAAGCCGGGCTGCGCGAGGACGGCAATTTCAGTTACGGACAGTCGTTGGCCGACCGCGACTTCGTCTCGCTCTACGTGAAAACCTCATTCTAA
- a CDS encoding DUF1329 domain-containing protein — MQNTAFLNTCVLSLALAGMGLAQAAVSPEQAARLKTDLTPLGGERAGNADGSIPAWQGGYTQVTPGYKPGDKRPDPFAGEKPLYSIKAANMEQYAGELAEGTKLLLKKYPDYRLDVYPTHRSAAAPQWVYDNTSKNATRATLDVDSEKVSNAYGGIPFPIPENGAQVLWNYRLSWQGGDTISSPFDTWLMTAGGKKVQATRAQYTYQFPYYVEGGSLESYSGKYLLGKLFTELPSSKAGEGLMTHWDLDPSNRAAWQYLVGQRRVRRAPNIAYDTPDFVTSGVGLFDEAFMLFGPTDRYDLKLVGKKELVVAYNNNRAALAKSDDLVKANFLNPDLVRWEKHRVWVVEATLKSGKRHVVPRRTYYVDEDSWQILMADGYDAQGKLGRQMYSLTLLAPDLPALTAQVMWGSYNLDTGAYFLNSSSNDLAVQYQKVAKPSASYFTPDAMANENMR; from the coding sequence ATGCAGAACACAGCTTTCCTGAACACCTGCGTCCTGAGCCTGGCCCTCGCCGGCATGGGGCTGGCGCAGGCAGCGGTGTCGCCCGAACAGGCCGCCCGTTTGAAAACCGATCTGACTCCCCTGGGCGGCGAGCGTGCCGGCAATGCCGATGGCAGCATCCCGGCGTGGCAGGGCGGTTACACCCAGGTCACGCCCGGCTACAAACCGGGTGACAAGCGCCCCGATCCATTCGCCGGTGAGAAACCGCTGTACTCGATCAAGGCCGCGAACATGGAGCAGTACGCCGGCGAATTGGCCGAAGGCACCAAGTTGCTGCTGAAAAAGTACCCCGACTACCGCCTGGACGTTTACCCGACCCATCGCTCGGCTGCCGCGCCGCAATGGGTCTATGACAACACCAGCAAGAACGCTACCCGCGCCACCCTGGACGTGGACAGCGAAAAAGTCTCCAACGCCTATGGCGGCATTCCGTTCCCGATCCCGGAAAACGGTGCCCAGGTGTTGTGGAATTATCGATTGTCCTGGCAGGGCGGCGACACCATCAGCTCGCCTTTCGATACTTGGCTGATGACCGCCGGTGGCAAGAAAGTCCAGGCGACTCGAGCTCAATACACCTACCAGTTTCCCTACTACGTCGAAGGCGGCAGCCTGGAAAGCTATTCGGGCAAGTACCTGCTGGGCAAGCTGTTCACCGAATTGCCGTCGTCCAAGGCCGGTGAAGGCCTCATGACCCATTGGGACCTGGACCCGTCCAATCGAGCGGCCTGGCAGTACCTGGTCGGTCAGCGCCGGGTTCGCCGCGCACCGAACATTGCCTATGACACGCCGGACTTCGTGACCTCCGGCGTCGGCCTGTTCGACGAAGCGTTCATGCTGTTCGGGCCGACCGATCGTTATGACCTCAAGCTGGTGGGCAAAAAAGAGCTGGTCGTCGCCTACAACAATAACCGCGCCGCGCTGGCCAAGAGCGACGACCTGGTCAAGGCGAACTTCCTCAACCCCGACCTGGTGCGTTGGGAGAAGCATCGGGTCTGGGTGGTCGAGGCCACGCTCAAATCTGGCAAGCGCCATGTCGTGCCACGTCGCACTTACTACGTCGACGAGGACTCCTGGCAGATCCTGATGGCCGACGGTTATGACGCCCAAGGCAAGCTCGGCCGGCAGATGTATTCGCTGACGCTGCTGGCACCGGACCTGCCGGCCCTGACCGCACAGGTCATGTGGGGCAGCTACAACCTCGACACCGGGGCCTACTTCCTCAACTCATCGAGCAACGACCTGGCGGTTCAGTACCAGAAAGTCGCGAAACCTTCGGCGTCCTATTTCACCCCGGATGCCATGGCCAACGAAAACATGCGCTGA